In Portunus trituberculatus isolate SZX2019 chromosome 28, ASM1759143v1, whole genome shotgun sequence, one genomic interval encodes:
- the LOC123510130 gene encoding uncharacterized protein LOC123510130 isoform X2 gives MVLHCESRMPPLGFDRVDCISAPDHFPPPMDDYLPQMSPTPFIHVVRWSKLWGCLPIAYKKSAHSWCLSPFLTFWVVCMIGLNLPTFYDCIKASLASDGLMLYVMVMIVCVMSVSAVSMHVLALVYYGQWIDFLNNWMTFERQFPTLTVGVRSLRISYPLFIGFFLYVLFFVVNILNELRFNLINNDGVWRMLSLVYVYIIYSFTLSMPVLWVVMASKVFVVCLCHIRHELESIVECVKYGVSCTNSPIQKCIATGDMNRMQEAVLDLARLIESFKIIMGPFMLIIVPHHIISLICFLYWTLVSTLDYSDWYSPLSFSLLSAQAIIPIFCAAIYSEDVHTQKESLIEPLIILKSTMADETAKHKMATLIDHLDRLDAQVEGRGFFTLNKSMATSVRAKTWNLQDFRW, from the exons ATGGTGCTGCACTGCGAGAGCAGGATGCCGCCCCTGGGCTTTGATAGGGTGGACTGCATCTCTGCCCCTGACCACTTCCCACCACCTATGGACGACTACCTGCCCCAGATGTCCCCCACGCCGTTCATCCACGTGGTGCGGTGGAGCAAGCTGTGGGGCTGCCTGCCCATCGCGTACAAGAAATCAGCCCACTCCTGGTGCCTCAGCCCCTTCCTCACCTTCTGGGTGGTGTGCATGATCGGCCTCAACCTGCCGACCTTCTACGACTGTATCAAGGCCTCGCTGGCCTCAGACGGCCTCATGCTGTACGTGATGGTGATGAtcgtgtgtgtgatgagtgtgtCGGCCGTGTCCATGCATGTGCTGGCGCTCGTCTACTACGGACAGTGGATAGACTTCCTCAACAACTGGATGACGTTCGAGCGGCAGTTCCCTACACTGACGGTGGGCGTGCGTTCCCTGCGTATCTCGTACCCGCTATTCATCGGTTTCTTCCTATACGTCCTCTTCTTCGTGGTGAACATTCTGAACGAGCTTCGCTTCAACCTGATCAACAATGACGGCGTGTGGCGCATGCTGTCTCTGGTGTACGTGTACATCATCTACAGCTTCAcgctctccatgcctgtactgtGGGTGGTCATGGCCTCCAAGGTGTTCGTGGTGTGCCTCTGCCACATCAGACACGAGCTGGAGTCCATCGTGGAGTGTGTCAAGTATGGCGTCAGCTGCACCAACTCACCAATCCAGAAATGCATCGCCACGGGGGACATGAACCGCATGCAGGAGGCAGTGCTGGACCTGGCGCGCCTTATCGAGAGCTTCAAGATCATCATGGGTCCCTTCATGCTGATCATCGTGCCCCACCACATCATCTCCCTCATCTGCTTCCTCTACTGGACTCTCGTCTCCACCCTAGACTACTCTGACTGGTACTCCCCCCTCAGCTTCAGCCTCCTCTCTGCCCAGGCCATCATCCCCATCTTCTGCGCCGCCATCTACAGCGAGGACGTGCACACGCAG AAGGAGTCCCTGATTGAGCCTCTGATCATCTTGAAAAGCACCATGGCTGACGAGACGGCCAAacacaag ATGGCCACTTTAATTGACCACCTGGACAGACTGGACGCACAAGTAGAGGGGCGCGGCTTCTTCACCTTAAACAAGAGCATGGCAACCTCGGTGAGAGCCAAAACCTGGAATTTACAAGACTTTAG GTGGTGA
- the LOC123510130 gene encoding uncharacterized protein LOC123510130 isoform X1, which yields MVLHCESRMPPLGFDRVDCISAPDHFPPPMDDYLPQMSPTPFIHVVRWSKLWGCLPIAYKKSAHSWCLSPFLTFWVVCMIGLNLPTFYDCIKASLASDGLMLYVMVMIVCVMSVSAVSMHVLALVYYGQWIDFLNNWMTFERQFPTLTVGVRSLRISYPLFIGFFLYVLFFVVNILNELRFNLINNDGVWRMLSLVYVYIIYSFTLSMPVLWVVMASKVFVVCLCHIRHELESIVECVKYGVSCTNSPIQKCIATGDMNRMQEAVLDLARLIESFKIIMGPFMLIIVPHHIISLICFLYWTLVSTLDYSDWYSPLSFSLLSAQAIIPIFCAAIYSEDVHTQKESLIEPLIILKSTMADETAKHKMATLIDHLDRLDAQVEGRGFFTLNKSMATSVVNTVVTYLVVLIQFYGEGRKR from the exons ATGGTGCTGCACTGCGAGAGCAGGATGCCGCCCCTGGGCTTTGATAGGGTGGACTGCATCTCTGCCCCTGACCACTTCCCACCACCTATGGACGACTACCTGCCCCAGATGTCCCCCACGCCGTTCATCCACGTGGTGCGGTGGAGCAAGCTGTGGGGCTGCCTGCCCATCGCGTACAAGAAATCAGCCCACTCCTGGTGCCTCAGCCCCTTCCTCACCTTCTGGGTGGTGTGCATGATCGGCCTCAACCTGCCGACCTTCTACGACTGTATCAAGGCCTCGCTGGCCTCAGACGGCCTCATGCTGTACGTGATGGTGATGAtcgtgtgtgtgatgagtgtgtCGGCCGTGTCCATGCATGTGCTGGCGCTCGTCTACTACGGACAGTGGATAGACTTCCTCAACAACTGGATGACGTTCGAGCGGCAGTTCCCTACACTGACGGTGGGCGTGCGTTCCCTGCGTATCTCGTACCCGCTATTCATCGGTTTCTTCCTATACGTCCTCTTCTTCGTGGTGAACATTCTGAACGAGCTTCGCTTCAACCTGATCAACAATGACGGCGTGTGGCGCATGCTGTCTCTGGTGTACGTGTACATCATCTACAGCTTCAcgctctccatgcctgtactgtGGGTGGTCATGGCCTCCAAGGTGTTCGTGGTGTGCCTCTGCCACATCAGACACGAGCTGGAGTCCATCGTGGAGTGTGTCAAGTATGGCGTCAGCTGCACCAACTCACCAATCCAGAAATGCATCGCCACGGGGGACATGAACCGCATGCAGGAGGCAGTGCTGGACCTGGCGCGCCTTATCGAGAGCTTCAAGATCATCATGGGTCCCTTCATGCTGATCATCGTGCCCCACCACATCATCTCCCTCATCTGCTTCCTCTACTGGACTCTCGTCTCCACCCTAGACTACTCTGACTGGTACTCCCCCCTCAGCTTCAGCCTCCTCTCTGCCCAGGCCATCATCCCCATCTTCTGCGCCGCCATCTACAGCGAGGACGTGCACACGCAG AAGGAGTCCCTGATTGAGCCTCTGATCATCTTGAAAAGCACCATGGCTGACGAGACGGCCAAacacaag ATGGCCACTTTAATTGACCACCTGGACAGACTGGACGCACAAGTAGAGGGGCGCGGCTTCTTCACCTTAAACAAGAGCATGGCAACCTCG GTGGTGAACACGGTGGTGACATATCTGGTGGTGCTAATCCAGTTCtacggagaaggaaggaagcgataA